A part of Propioniciclava coleopterorum genomic DNA contains:
- a CDS encoding thiolase family protein, producing the protein MMKTDDPVVVLGYARTPVGAFGKALAQVPAHVLGATAAKAALERSGLTAADADEWIIGCVGSTGTDAYISRRVAIEAGAPVESTAMTVNRLCGSAMQAIGLAAMELMVGESDIVVAGGTENMSAQPFLDFSARNGVTLGDRKLMDGTNSMITDPFTMQPMGITAENVAERFGVTREEQDAFALESQRRAQEALASGAVAGEITPVTISTRRGDVVVDTDEHPRAGLTLEKLAAMRPVFVKEGTVTAGNASGINDGACMLVLTRASVAAERGLKPLAELVDFTKVGIEPEIMGYAPSRRSRRSSTATA; encoded by the coding sequence ATGATGAAGACTGACGACCCCGTGGTCGTGCTGGGCTACGCCCGCACCCCCGTGGGCGCCTTCGGCAAGGCGCTGGCCCAGGTCCCGGCGCACGTCCTCGGCGCCACCGCGGCGAAGGCCGCCCTGGAGCGCTCCGGCCTGACGGCCGCGGACGCCGACGAGTGGATCATCGGCTGCGTCGGCAGCACCGGCACGGACGCCTACATCAGCCGGCGGGTCGCGATCGAGGCGGGCGCCCCGGTCGAGTCCACCGCGATGACGGTCAACCGCCTGTGCGGCTCCGCCATGCAGGCGATCGGCCTGGCCGCCATGGAGCTGATGGTCGGCGAGTCCGACATCGTCGTGGCCGGCGGCACCGAGAACATGTCGGCGCAGCCCTTCCTCGACTTCTCGGCGCGCAACGGGGTGACCCTGGGCGACCGGAAGCTGATGGACGGCACCAACTCGATGATCACTGACCCGTTCACCATGCAGCCGATGGGGATCACGGCGGAGAACGTGGCCGAGCGCTTCGGCGTGACCCGCGAGGAGCAGGACGCGTTCGCGCTGGAGAGCCAGCGGCGCGCCCAGGAGGCGCTCGCGAGCGGTGCGGTGGCCGGCGAGATCACGCCCGTCACCATCAGCACCCGGCGCGGCGACGTGGTCGTCGACACCGACGAGCACCCGCGGGCGGGGCTGACCTTGGAGAAGCTGGCCGCGATGCGTCCGGTGTTCGTCAAGGAGGGCACCGTGACGGCCGGCAACGCGTCCGGCATCAACGACGGCGCCTGCATGCTGGTGCTGACCCGGGCGTCGGTGGCGGCCGAGCGCGGCCTCAAGCCGCTGGCCGAGCTGGTCGACTTCACCAAGGTCGGCATCGAGCCCGAGATCATGGGGTACGCCCCAAGCCGGCGATCGAGAAGATCCTCGACCGCAACGGCATGA
- a CDS encoding alpha/beta fold hydrolase: MHGEADPGVPIAAARRAAASIRGAELVEIPRGGHWVQRDSPELVAEAVLGFLTRLPV; encoded by the coding sequence GTGCACGGCGAGGCCGACCCCGGCGTCCCGATCGCCGCGGCCCGCCGCGCCGCCGCGTCCATCCGGGGCGCCGAGCTCGTCGAGATCCCGCGCGGCGGCCACTGGGTGCAGCGCGACAGCCCCGAACTGGTCGCCGAGGCCGTCCTGGGCTTCCTGACCCGGCTGCCTGTGTGA
- a CDS encoding imm11 family protein — MPLHIVDYVPGARGCPTVLKGTVNRDWAWDGFEADIHALDIPDGYVFTAKHQVLDFDFWGLNLMASDAFLAVCRSFDLPVRAIPVEVVQSTGRRSAKSYFYLLWGAPVSVFDWERSEYTLAQDAPAGDPEDRDITDLESVARFVVDEAKVPAAAAFMSLDAGRNLLCTDAFADACREAGLVGVGFRELTGFTRTDFWG; from the coding sequence ATGCCGCTGCACATCGTGGACTACGTGCCGGGCGCGCGCGGCTGCCCGACCGTGCTGAAGGGCACCGTGAACCGCGACTGGGCCTGGGACGGCTTCGAGGCCGACATCCACGCCCTCGACATCCCCGACGGCTACGTGTTCACCGCCAAGCACCAGGTGCTCGACTTCGACTTCTGGGGCCTCAACCTGATGGCCTCGGACGCCTTCCTCGCCGTGTGCCGATCGTTCGACCTCCCCGTGCGCGCCATCCCGGTCGAGGTCGTCCAGTCCACTGGACGCCGCAGCGCCAAGTCCTACTTCTACCTGCTGTGGGGCGCGCCGGTCTCGGTGTTCGACTGGGAACGGTCCGAGTACACCCTGGCTCAGGACGCGCCGGCCGGCGACCCGGAGGACCGGGACATCACCGACCTGGAGTCGGTGGCTCGGTTCGTCGTGGACGAGGCGAAGGTGCCCGCGGCCGCCGCCTTCATGAGCCTGGACGCCGGCCGGAACCTCCTGTGCACGGACGCCTTCGCCGACGCCTGCCGCGAGGCGGGGCTGGTCGGGGTCGGCTTCCGCGAGCTGACCGGCTTCACCCGGACCGACTTCTGGGGCTGA
- a CDS encoding ArsR/SmtB family transcription factor, producing the protein MTEREGLEARVARLEEQVARLEAGRPAHAGQEASGRPPLGEDFHFLTSLEDMFPEPGAVLMVGSVTPAAGPVRWQVGQTLERLQEWDWTLLAPALTALAHPVRLTIMKLVLEGTETTGDLLAHPSLASTGKLHHHLRQLVSAGWLDATVRGRYTIPPERVVPLLMTVLSAHP; encoded by the coding sequence ATGACTGAGCGTGAGGGGCTGGAGGCCCGCGTGGCCCGGCTCGAGGAGCAGGTGGCCCGGCTCGAGGCCGGGCGACCCGCGCACGCCGGGCAGGAGGCGTCCGGACGCCCCCCGCTGGGCGAGGACTTCCACTTCCTCACCTCGCTGGAGGACATGTTCCCCGAACCCGGGGCGGTGCTCATGGTCGGCAGCGTGACCCCGGCGGCGGGCCCCGTCCGGTGGCAGGTCGGCCAGACGCTGGAGCGCCTCCAGGAGTGGGATTGGACCCTGCTCGCGCCGGCGCTCACCGCGCTCGCGCACCCGGTCCGGCTCACCATCATGAAGCTGGTGCTGGAGGGCACCGAGACCACCGGCGACCTGCTGGCGCACCCCTCGCTGGCCAGCACCGGGAAACTGCACCATCACCTCCGCCAGTTGGTCTCGGCCGGCTGGCTCGACGCCACCGTGCGTGGCCGCTACACCATCCCGCCCGAGCGGGTGGTGCCGCTGCTGATGACCGTCCTGTCCGCCCACCCCTGA
- a CDS encoding SDR family NAD(P)-dependent oxidoreductase has product MSTYPNFHDGRRAMVTGAASGIGRAAAIKLAEAGAHVLAVDLNAEGLEALAAEVPGIEPVPCDLSDLAGLDALPKDVDILVNNAGIQTVSPIQDFPIERFELIMRVMLHAPWYLIRQSVPHMYANGWGRIVNLSSAHGLRASEFKSAYVTAKHGLEGLSKVVALEGGPHGVTSVTVNPAYVRTPLVEKQIAEQARAHNMGEDEVVQKIMLDRVHVKRLIEPEEVGELVLFLTGPASASMSGTSYPIDGAWSAY; this is encoded by the coding sequence ATGAGCACCTACCCGAACTTCCACGACGGCCGCCGCGCCATGGTCACCGGCGCCGCGTCCGGCATCGGCCGCGCCGCCGCCATCAAGCTGGCCGAGGCCGGGGCGCACGTCCTGGCCGTCGACCTGAACGCCGAGGGCCTGGAGGCCCTGGCCGCCGAGGTCCCCGGCATCGAGCCGGTCCCCTGCGACCTGTCCGACCTGGCCGGGCTGGACGCCCTGCCCAAGGACGTCGACATCCTGGTGAACAACGCCGGCATCCAGACCGTGTCGCCGATCCAGGACTTCCCGATCGAGCGCTTCGAGCTCATCATGCGCGTCATGCTGCACGCACCCTGGTACCTGATCCGCCAGAGCGTCCCGCACATGTACGCCAACGGCTGGGGCCGCATCGTGAACCTGTCCAGCGCGCACGGGCTGCGCGCCTCGGAGTTCAAGTCGGCCTACGTCACGGCCAAGCACGGCCTGGAGGGCCTGTCCAAGGTCGTCGCGCTGGAGGGCGGCCCGCACGGCGTCACCTCGGTCACGGTCAACCCCGCCTACGTGCGGACGCCGCTGGTCGAGAAGCAGATCGCCGAGCAGGCCCGCGCCCACAACATGGGCGAGGACGAGGTCGTCCAGAAGATCATGCTGGACCGCGTCCACGTGAAGCGCCTGATCGAGCCCGAGGAGGTCGGCGAGCTGGTCCTGTTCCTCACCGGGCCCGCGTCGGCGTCCATGAGCGGCACGTCCTACCCGATCGACGGCGCCTGGTCGGCGTACTGA
- a CDS encoding GntP family permease has protein sequence MISLLIVVAALGFLMFMAYKGHSVILFAPIAAMGAVLLTNPGLVAPMFTGLFMTKMVGFIANYFPVFLLGAIFGKLMEISGFAKSIVSAVIKVVGARNAMLTIVLVGALLTYGGVSLFVVVFAVYPFAAEMFRQGDIPKRLIPGTIALGAFTFTMDAIPGTPQIQNIIPTTFFGTTGYAAPVLGIFGGIIVFLAGMAYLEWQRRKALAKGEGYGEGHTNEPTSFATDKLPHPLLALTPLVLVGVVNLLMTNLIPKAFGKETIFDSTVVGKPAPITVATSANVAIWAVLAALLVGILFVVVTAFKTLREHFTEEVKPAIAGSLLATMNTASEYGFGAVIAALAGFKIVADGLTAIPDPLVREAVTVTSLAGITGSASGGMSIALGAMAQSFIDAANATGIPMEVLHRVASMASGGMDTLPHNGAVITLLAVTGLTHKTSYKDIFAMTIIKTLAVFVIIGLYYATGLV, from the coding sequence ATGATCTCGCTGCTCATCGTCGTCGCGGCGCTCGGGTTCCTGATGTTCATGGCCTACAAGGGCCACAGCGTCATCCTGTTCGCCCCGATCGCGGCCATGGGCGCGGTCCTGCTGACCAACCCCGGCCTCGTCGCGCCGATGTTCACCGGCCTCTTCATGACGAAGATGGTCGGGTTCATCGCGAACTACTTCCCGGTGTTCCTGCTGGGCGCCATCTTCGGCAAGCTCATGGAGATCTCGGGCTTCGCCAAGTCCATCGTGAGCGCCGTCATCAAGGTCGTCGGCGCCCGCAACGCCATGCTGACGATCGTCCTGGTCGGCGCGCTGCTCACCTACGGCGGCGTCTCGCTGTTCGTGGTCGTGTTCGCGGTCTACCCGTTCGCGGCCGAGATGTTCCGCCAGGGCGACATCCCCAAGCGGCTCATCCCCGGCACGATCGCGCTGGGCGCGTTCACCTTCACGATGGACGCCATCCCGGGCACGCCGCAGATCCAGAACATCATCCCGACGACGTTCTTCGGCACCACCGGCTACGCCGCGCCCGTCCTGGGCATCTTCGGCGGCATCATCGTGTTCCTGGCGGGCATGGCCTACCTGGAGTGGCAGCGCCGCAAGGCCCTGGCGAAGGGCGAGGGCTACGGCGAGGGCCACACCAACGAGCCGACCAGCTTCGCCACGGACAAGCTGCCGCACCCGCTGCTGGCGCTCACGCCGCTGGTCCTGGTGGGCGTGGTCAACCTCCTGATGACCAACCTCATCCCGAAGGCGTTCGGCAAGGAGACGATCTTCGACTCCACCGTCGTCGGCAAGCCCGCGCCCATCACGGTGGCCACCTCGGCCAACGTCGCGATCTGGGCGGTGCTGGCCGCGCTGCTCGTCGGCATCCTGTTCGTGGTCGTCACCGCGTTCAAGACGCTGCGGGAGCACTTCACCGAGGAGGTCAAGCCCGCGATCGCCGGCTCGCTGCTCGCCACGATGAACACCGCCTCCGAGTACGGCTTCGGCGCGGTCATCGCCGCCCTGGCCGGCTTCAAGATCGTCGCGGACGGCCTCACCGCCATCCCCGACCCGCTCGTCCGCGAGGCGGTCACCGTCACCTCGCTGGCCGGCATCACCGGGTCGGCGTCCGGCGGCATGAGCATCGCCCTGGGCGCCATGGCGCAGTCGTTCATCGACGCCGCCAACGCGACGGGCATCCCGATGGAGGTCCTGCACCGCGTCGCCTCGATGGCGTCCGGCGGCATGGACACCCTGCCGCACAACGGCGCGGTCATCACGCTGCTCGCCGTCACCGGCCTGACCCACAAGACGTCCTACAAGGACATCTTCGCCATGACGATCATCAAGACCCTCGCCGTCTTCGTGATCATCGGCCTCTACTACGCCACCGGCCTCGTCTAG
- a CDS encoding PEP-utilizing enzyme translates to MQPGDVLVAPITTPAYTPFFAMAAAVVTDVGGPLSHSSIVAREYGIPAVLGTGSATARIADGDLITVDGDKGVVVLDTDA, encoded by the coding sequence ATGCAGCCGGGAGACGTGCTGGTGGCGCCCATCACGACGCCGGCCTACACCCCGTTCTTCGCGATGGCGGCGGCCGTCGTCACCGACGTGGGCGGCCCGCTGTCCCACAGCTCCATCGTGGCGCGCGAGTACGGCATCCCCGCGGTGCTCGGGACCGGCTCGGCGACGGCCAGGATCGCCGACGGCGACCTGATCACCGTGGACGGCGACAAGGGCGTGGTGGTCCTCGACACCGACGCCTGA
- a CDS encoding serine hydrolase domain-containing protein, with translation MLAASLVVALALGLLVGPERQHVSTARSGDRALAERVERALGGATGGWRSLAVAEVTPDTVTWAGLGNAGAGRGTGVAPLDTTPYELGSITKTFTGSLLAQAIERGEARAEDPLASHLPELRGTPAGGVTLASLAQHSSGLPPIGATAAGSGFVASWGNEGPYASTSTAQLLRDAAAAPVDTQQPPTYSNLGFSLLGTALARAAGAPDYATLLRDRVTGPLGMADTGLAATPADIPADAAPGFHVNGLPAPRWDGEGYLPSGTATFTTLADLARWAQSQLGDGPGVAAQRPTAEMDGSGIGWAWVTTDLPAADGRPARELLWHNGGTGGFRTMLALDRAAGRGVIVLGNTTQSVDALGVALLEDRPAPVRTDPILLGVSWFVVGVAALLSLSALAAARRFRSGVHVVGSLAAAAFGLLLAWHSGPWFAVGAGSGGCCSRRRWQRPCSRRRPGAPGRCCPRGGPGSPSRGWW, from the coding sequence GTGCTCGCGGCCTCCCTGGTCGTCGCGCTGGCCCTCGGCCTCCTCGTGGGCCCGGAACGGCAGCACGTCAGCACGGCGCGGTCCGGCGACCGGGCCCTCGCCGAACGCGTTGAACGGGCGCTCGGGGGCGCGACCGGCGGCTGGCGCTCCCTCGCCGTGGCCGAGGTGACGCCCGACACCGTGACGTGGGCCGGCCTCGGCAACGCCGGCGCCGGACGCGGGACGGGCGTCGCGCCCCTGGACACCACGCCGTACGAACTCGGGTCCATCACCAAGACCTTCACCGGCTCGCTGCTGGCCCAGGCGATCGAGCGCGGCGAGGCGCGCGCCGAGGACCCGCTCGCCAGCCACCTCCCCGAGCTCCGGGGCACCCCCGCCGGCGGGGTGACGCTGGCCTCGCTGGCCCAGCACAGCTCCGGGCTGCCGCCCATCGGCGCGACCGCCGCGGGCTCCGGCTTCGTCGCGTCCTGGGGCAACGAGGGCCCGTACGCCTCCACCTCGACCGCCCAACTCCTCCGGGACGCCGCGGCGGCCCCGGTCGACACGCAGCAGCCCCCCACCTACTCCAACCTGGGCTTCTCGCTGCTGGGCACGGCCCTGGCCCGGGCCGCGGGCGCCCCCGACTACGCCACGCTGCTGCGCGACCGCGTCACCGGGCCGCTCGGGATGGCCGACACCGGGCTCGCGGCCACGCCGGCGGACATCCCCGCCGACGCCGCCCCCGGCTTCCACGTCAACGGGCTGCCGGCGCCGCGCTGGGACGGGGAGGGCTACCTGCCCAGCGGGACCGCCACGTTCACCACCCTCGCGGACCTCGCCCGGTGGGCGCAGAGCCAGCTCGGCGACGGTCCGGGCGTCGCCGCGCAGCGGCCCACGGCGGAGATGGACGGCAGCGGCATCGGGTGGGCCTGGGTGACCACCGACCTGCCCGCGGCGGACGGACGCCCCGCGCGGGAGCTGCTGTGGCACAACGGTGGCACCGGCGGGTTCCGGACCATGCTCGCCCTCGATCGCGCGGCCGGACGCGGCGTGATCGTCCTGGGCAACACCACCCAGTCGGTGGACGCGCTGGGGGTGGCGCTGCTCGAGGATCGCCCGGCGCCCGTCCGCACCGACCCGATCCTGCTCGGGGTGTCCTGGTTCGTCGTGGGCGTCGCCGCGCTGCTGAGTCTGAGCGCCCTGGCGGCCGCGCGGCGGTTCCGCAGCGGCGTCCACGTGGTGGGCTCCCTGGCGGCCGCGGCGTTCGGCCTGTTGCTCGCGTGGCACAGCGGCCCTTGGTTCGCCGTCGGGGCTGGATCTGGGGGTTGCTGCTCGCGCCGGCGCTGGCAGCGGCCGTGCTCGCGGCGACGTCCTGGCGCGCCGGGCCGCTGCTGCCCCCGCGGCGGGCCTGGCTCGCCGTCGCGGGGCTGGTGGTGA
- a CDS encoding ABC transporter ATP-binding protein: MTSSTHTRPGSSAPRGDATELLPGSAATWRAEAPEPRVPAALHVDRTRPTGERLRAWRERHRIRGERARRVFAESRAPERGLPVARARRAFAFVGDLVSTRKARAVAMIVLNVGAAIAALVVPRLLGDLVDDAAAGASFTQTDQVLVLVVGVVLVQAVLTAFAKRASATLGYDLLAAAREYVVGTVLRLPLGHVEAASSGDLVTRITSDVSKMSTAVRWSLPALVTSASMVSLTVVALLLNSPLLTLPLIVSGLILFFAVRRYLRNAAPGYITESATYSKINSTITETVEGARTVEALRLHGVRQARLDDDTAESAQAERYTMSLRNLLFMWIDLAFQLPLVLVVLLGTWGYDAGVVTVGQVTTAAIYLQQLVGPLDRLIQVLDHLQVGVAATTRLLGVAELPEDRTPGEALPDGSAMVGRDLRFAYRPDHDVLHGVDVALRPGERLAIVGPSGSGKSTLGRLVAGINRPRTGSVTVGEVDVMDLPLPVLRTQVCLVTQEHHVFMGSLRDNIVLAREGDATDAQVKDALAAVDAGDWLDRLPLGLDTPLGRGRTELTPAQAQQVALARLVIADPHTLVLDEATSLIDPHTARHLEGSMTALLSDRTVVAIAHRLHTAHDADRIAVVIDGRIAELGSHDELLAADGEYAHLWRTWRS; encoded by the coding sequence ATGACTAGCTCGACCCACACCCGTCCCGGCTCGTCCGCGCCGCGCGGGGACGCCACCGAACTGCTGCCCGGCTCGGCCGCGACCTGGCGCGCGGAGGCGCCCGAGCCCCGCGTCCCCGCGGCGCTCCACGTGGACCGCACCCGGCCCACCGGCGAGCGGCTGCGCGCGTGGCGGGAACGGCACCGGATCCGCGGCGAGCGCGCCCGGCGCGTCTTCGCCGAGTCCCGCGCGCCCGAACGCGGCCTGCCGGTGGCGCGGGCGCGGCGCGCGTTCGCGTTCGTCGGCGACCTGGTGTCGACGCGCAAGGCCCGCGCGGTCGCGATGATCGTCCTGAACGTGGGCGCTGCGATCGCGGCGCTCGTCGTCCCGCGCCTGCTCGGCGACCTGGTCGACGACGCCGCCGCCGGGGCGTCCTTCACCCAGACCGATCAGGTGCTGGTCCTCGTGGTGGGCGTCGTGCTCGTGCAGGCCGTCCTCACCGCGTTCGCGAAGCGGGCCTCGGCGACGCTGGGCTACGACTTGCTCGCCGCCGCGCGCGAGTACGTGGTCGGCACGGTGCTGCGGCTGCCGCTGGGCCACGTCGAGGCGGCGTCCAGCGGCGACCTGGTGACCCGCATCACCTCCGACGTGTCCAAGATGAGCACGGCGGTGCGCTGGTCGCTGCCCGCGCTCGTCACGTCGGCGTCCATGGTGTCGCTGACGGTGGTGGCGCTGCTGCTGAACTCGCCGCTGCTGACGCTGCCGCTGATCGTGTCGGGGCTGATCCTGTTCTTCGCGGTGCGCCGCTACCTGCGCAACGCGGCGCCCGGCTACATCACCGAATCGGCGACGTATTCGAAGATCAACTCGACGATCACCGAGACCGTCGAGGGCGCCCGCACCGTCGAGGCGCTGCGCCTGCACGGCGTCCGGCAGGCCCGGCTGGACGACGACACAGCCGAGTCGGCGCAGGCCGAGCGCTACACCATGTCGCTGCGGAACCTGCTGTTCATGTGGATCGACCTGGCGTTCCAGCTGCCGCTGGTGCTCGTCGTGCTGCTCGGCACGTGGGGCTACGACGCCGGGGTCGTGACGGTGGGGCAGGTCACCACGGCCGCGATCTACCTGCAGCAGCTCGTCGGCCCGCTGGACCGGCTGATCCAGGTCCTGGACCACCTGCAGGTCGGCGTCGCCGCCACGACCCGCCTGCTCGGCGTCGCGGAGCTGCCGGAGGACCGCACCCCCGGTGAGGCGCTGCCCGACGGCTCGGCGATGGTCGGCCGCGACCTGCGGTTCGCCTACCGCCCCGACCACGACGTCCTGCACGGCGTGGACGTGGCGCTGCGCCCGGGCGAGCGGCTGGCGATCGTGGGGCCGTCCGGGTCCGGCAAGTCGACCCTCGGACGCCTCGTGGCCGGCATCAACCGGCCCCGCACCGGCTCGGTGACGGTCGGCGAGGTGGACGTCATGGATCTGCCGCTGCCGGTGCTGCGCACCCAGGTCTGCCTCGTCACCCAGGAGCACCACGTGTTCATGGGGTCGCTGCGCGACAACATCGTGCTCGCCCGCGAGGGAGACGCGACCGACGCGCAGGTCAAGGACGCCCTCGCCGCGGTGGACGCCGGCGACTGGCTCGACCGGCTGCCGCTGGGCCTCGACACGCCCCTGGGGCGCGGTCGGACCGAGCTGACGCCCGCGCAGGCGCAGCAGGTCGCGCTGGCCCGGCTCGTCATCGCGGACCCGCACACGCTGGTCCTGGACGAGGCGACGTCGCTGATCGATCCGCACACGGCCCGGCACCTCGAGGGGTCGATGACGGCGCTGCTCAGCGACCGGACCGTGGTGGCGATCGCGCACCGGCTGCACACCGCGCACGACGCCGACCGGATCGCTGTGGTGATCGACGGCCGGATCGCGGAGCTGGGGTCGCACGACGAGCTGCTGGCCGCCGACGGCGAGTACGCCCACCTGTGGCGCACGTGGCGCAGCTGA
- a CDS encoding alpha/beta fold hydrolase, with protein MIAGRTAVDLGWGSISVLTYTPDDDPRADVLLLHGGGLDNAWLSWSGLGPVLAGSGYRVFAPDHPGYGLSPAAPWLATQERLVAHIEDLIAALGLERPVLGGLSLGGGMALGHALTPEADLAGLLLFGSYGLSDRLYTGPAESLAQRLTYWSVRTGLLAAAQRGTARSRRALAMSLSGNGLVSDPRRLTPELRTGIAEEGARPHAFEAFAQWQRDQIGPRGLRTDYTAALGASTSRR; from the coding sequence ATGATCGCCGGCCGCACCGCGGTGGACCTGGGGTGGGGGAGCATCTCGGTGCTCACCTACACACCCGACGACGACCCGCGCGCCGACGTCCTGCTGCTGCACGGCGGCGGCCTGGACAACGCCTGGCTGTCCTGGAGCGGGCTCGGGCCCGTGCTGGCCGGATCCGGGTATCGGGTGTTCGCGCCCGACCACCCCGGCTACGGGCTCTCGCCCGCGGCACCCTGGCTCGCGACGCAGGAGCGGCTCGTCGCCCACATCGAAGACCTGATCGCCGCGCTGGGGCTGGAGCGTCCGGTGCTGGGCGGCCTGTCCCTGGGCGGCGGCATGGCGCTGGGCCACGCGCTCACCCCGGAGGCCGACCTGGCCGGCCTGCTGCTGTTCGGCAGCTACGGCCTGAGCGACCGGCTCTATACGGGGCCGGCGGAGTCGCTGGCCCAGCGGCTGACGTACTGGTCGGTCCGCACGGGCCTGCTGGCCGCCGCGCAGCGCGGCACGGCCCGCAGCCGCCGGGCGCTGGCGATGAGCCTGTCCGGGAACGGCCTGGTCAGCGACCCGCGTCGGCTCACCCCGGAGTTGCGCACGGGCATCGCCGAGGAGGGCGCCCGCCCGCACGCGTTCGAGGCGTTCGCGCAGTGGCAGCGCGACCAGATCGGCCCGCGGGGACTGCGCACCGACTACACGGCGGCGCTCGGGGCCTCGACGTCCCGACGCTGA
- a CDS encoding class I SAM-dependent methyltransferase, which yields MADEIYRHPRMAALYDPLDTDRSDLDMYRAVLDERDWASLLDVGSGTGVFALAEAARGKEVTAVEPAAASLAVARAKPGADAVTWVLGTAEDLPPLAVAAATMTANVAMVFADDGAWLATLGAVRAALAPGGRFVFDVRDVAARAWETWAEPPTEYDAAHEGTVVSSCDVEVDLPLVHYSDTTTFADGETIASRCTLRYRDADEIVADLRAAGFEQIEARDHPYRPGSGWLFVAS from the coding sequence ATGGCTGACGAGATCTACCGGCACCCGCGCATGGCGGCGCTCTACGACCCGCTCGACACCGACCGCTCCGACCTGGACATGTACCGGGCCGTGCTCGACGAGCGTGATTGGGCGTCGCTGCTCGACGTCGGCTCCGGCACCGGCGTGTTCGCGCTCGCCGAGGCCGCCCGCGGGAAGGAGGTGACCGCCGTCGAACCGGCGGCGGCGAGCCTCGCGGTCGCCCGCGCCAAGCCCGGCGCCGACGCGGTCACCTGGGTGCTCGGCACCGCCGAGGACCTGCCGCCGCTCGCGGTCGCCGCGGCCACCATGACCGCGAACGTCGCCATGGTCTTCGCCGACGACGGCGCCTGGCTCGCCACCCTGGGCGCGGTCCGCGCCGCGCTCGCCCCGGGCGGGCGGTTCGTCTTCGACGTCCGGGACGTCGCTGCGCGGGCCTGGGAGACCTGGGCCGAACCGCCGACGGAGTACGACGCCGCGCACGAGGGCACCGTCGTCTCCTCGTGCGACGTCGAGGTGGACCTGCCGCTGGTCCACTACAGCGACACCACCACCTTCGCCGACGGCGAGACCATCGCCTCCCGGTGCACGCTGCGTTACCGGGACGCGGACGAGATCGTCGCGGACCTGCGTGCGGCGGGCTTCGAGCAGATCGAGGCGCGCGACCACCCCTACCGGCCCGGTTCCGGCTGGCTGTTCGTGGCATCCTGA